In Bosea vestrisii, the following are encoded in one genomic region:
- a CDS encoding NIPSNAP family protein, with translation MIYEMRVYRCLPGRLPALLDRFDKATLKLWDKHGIRQAGFFTTLIGESSQDLTYFLAWESLAEREKKWTAFATDPEWTEARTKSEADGQIVGNIESQILAPTTFSAVK, from the coding sequence ATGATCTACGAAATGCGCGTGTATCGCTGCTTGCCTGGCCGGCTTCCGGCTTTGCTCGACCGCTTTGACAAGGCCACACTGAAACTGTGGGACAAGCACGGCATCCGGCAAGCCGGGTTCTTCACCACGCTGATCGGGGAGTCCAGTCAGGACCTGACCTATTTCCTGGCCTGGGAGTCGCTCGCCGAGCGCGAGAAGAAATGGACGGCGTTTGCGACCGATCCGGAGTGGACCGAGGCGCGCACCAAGAGTGAAGCGGACGGCCAGATTGTTGGCAACATCGAGAGCCAGATTTTGGCGCCGACGACCTTCTCGGCGGTAAAGTAA